A stretch of Dama dama isolate Ldn47 chromosome 22, ASM3311817v1, whole genome shotgun sequence DNA encodes these proteins:
- the NDUFA9 gene encoding NADH dehydrogenase [ubiquinone] 1 alpha subcomplex subunit 9, mitochondrial isoform X2, whose amino-acid sequence MAAAVHPRVVRVLPMSRSSVPALAASVFHGPPQRQLHHAVIPHGKGGRSSVSGIVATVFGATGFLGRYVVNHLGRMGSQVIVPYRCEPYDTMHLRPMGDLGQIIFMDWNGRDKDSIRRAVEHSSVVINLVGREWETKNFDFEDVFVKIPQAIAQVSKEAGVEKFIHISHLNADIKSPSKYLRNKAVGEKEVRETFPEATIIKPSDIFGREDRFLNYFANIRWFGGVPLISLGKKTVKQPVYIVDVTKGIINAIKDPDARGKTFAFVGPNQYLLFDLVQYIFAVAHRPFLPYPLPHFAYRWVGRLFEISPFEPWTTRDKVERVDSLSLSHLGSLL is encoded by the exons ATGGCGGCCGCCGTTCACCCCCGAGTTGTCCGGGTCCTGCCAATGTCAC GTTCTTCTGTTCCTGCCCTAGCCGCCTCTGTGTTTCACGGCCCACCTCAGCGCCAGCTTCATCATGCAGTCATACCGCATGGCAAAGGTGGgcgttcctctgtcagtgggatcgTGGCCACTGTGTTTGGAGCAACAGGATTCCTGGGCCGCTATGTCGTCAACCACCTTG GTCGCATGGGTTCACAGGTGATTGTCCCCTACCGGTGTGAGCCATATGACACCATGCACCTTCGTCCCATGGGTGACCTGGGCCAGATCATCTTTATG GACTGGAACGGGAGAGACAAGGACTCAATCCGAAGAGCCGTGGAGCACAGCAGCGTGGTCATCAATCTGGTCGGGCGCGAGTGGGAAACCAA aaactTTGACTTTGAGGATGTTTTTGTCAAGATTCCCCAAGCCATCGCTCAAGTGTCTAAAGAAGCCGGAGTTGAGAAATTTATTCACATTTCCCATCTGAATGCTGATATTAAGAGCCCTTCTAAGTATCTGAGAAACAAG GCTGTTGGAGAGAAGGAAGTGAGAGAGACGTTTCCAGAAGCCACCATCATAAAGCCGTCTGACATCTTTGGCAGAGAGGACAGATTCCTCAATTATTTTGCAA ATATCCGCTGGTTTGGTGGCGTCCCTCTTATTTCCTTGGGCAAGAAGACTGTGAAACAGCCAGTATAT ATTGTGGATGTCACCAAAGGAATTATTAATGCAATTAAAGACCCAGATGCCAGAGGGAAAACATTTGCCTTTGTTGG GCCCAATCAGTACCTGCTCTTCGACCTTGTGCAGTACATCTTTGCCGTGGCTCACAGGCCCTTCCTGCCGTACCCTTTGCCACACTTTGCCTATCG GTGGGTCGGTCGGCTCTTTGAAATTAGTCCGTTTGAACCCTGGACCACGAGGGATAAAGTGGAGCGG gtggattctttatcactgagccacctgggaagcctcctctgA
- the NDUFA9 gene encoding NADH dehydrogenase [ubiquinone] 1 alpha subcomplex subunit 9, mitochondrial isoform X1, protein MAAAVHPRVVRVLPMSRSSVPALAASVFHGPPQRQLHHAVIPHGKGGRSSVSGIVATVFGATGFLGRYVVNHLGRMGSQVIVPYRCEPYDTMHLRPMGDLGQIIFMDWNGRDKDSIRRAVEHSSVVINLVGREWETKNFDFEDVFVKIPQAIAQVSKEAGVEKFIHISHLNADIKSPSKYLRNKAVGEKEVRETFPEATIIKPSDIFGREDRFLNYFANIRWFGGVPLISLGKKTVKQPVYIVDVTKGIINAIKDPDARGKTFAFVGPNQYLLFDLVQYIFAVAHRPFLPYPLPHFAYRWVGRLFEISPFEPWTTRDKVERIHTTDRTLPHLPGLEDLGVQATPLELKAIEVLRRHRTYRWLSSEIEDVQPAKTVPASGP, encoded by the exons ATGGCGGCCGCCGTTCACCCCCGAGTTGTCCGGGTCCTGCCAATGTCAC GTTCTTCTGTTCCTGCCCTAGCCGCCTCTGTGTTTCACGGCCCACCTCAGCGCCAGCTTCATCATGCAGTCATACCGCATGGCAAAGGTGGgcgttcctctgtcagtgggatcgTGGCCACTGTGTTTGGAGCAACAGGATTCCTGGGCCGCTATGTCGTCAACCACCTTG GTCGCATGGGTTCACAGGTGATTGTCCCCTACCGGTGTGAGCCATATGACACCATGCACCTTCGTCCCATGGGTGACCTGGGCCAGATCATCTTTATG GACTGGAACGGGAGAGACAAGGACTCAATCCGAAGAGCCGTGGAGCACAGCAGCGTGGTCATCAATCTGGTCGGGCGCGAGTGGGAAACCAA aaactTTGACTTTGAGGATGTTTTTGTCAAGATTCCCCAAGCCATCGCTCAAGTGTCTAAAGAAGCCGGAGTTGAGAAATTTATTCACATTTCCCATCTGAATGCTGATATTAAGAGCCCTTCTAAGTATCTGAGAAACAAG GCTGTTGGAGAGAAGGAAGTGAGAGAGACGTTTCCAGAAGCCACCATCATAAAGCCGTCTGACATCTTTGGCAGAGAGGACAGATTCCTCAATTATTTTGCAA ATATCCGCTGGTTTGGTGGCGTCCCTCTTATTTCCTTGGGCAAGAAGACTGTGAAACAGCCAGTATAT ATTGTGGATGTCACCAAAGGAATTATTAATGCAATTAAAGACCCAGATGCCAGAGGGAAAACATTTGCCTTTGTTGG GCCCAATCAGTACCTGCTCTTCGACCTTGTGCAGTACATCTTTGCCGTGGCTCACAGGCCCTTCCTGCCGTACCCTTTGCCACACTTTGCCTATCG GTGGGTCGGTCGGCTCTTTGAAATTAGTCCGTTTGAACCCTGGACCACGAGGGATAAAGTGGAGCGG ATTCACACCACAGACAGGACCCTGCCTCACCTGCCAGGCTTGGAAGACCTGGGTGTTCAGGCCACGCCCCTGGAGCTCAAGGCCATCGAGGTGCTGCGGCGTCACCGCACCTACCGCTGGCTGTCTTCTGAGATTGAGGACGTGCAGCCGGCCAAGACGGTCCCCGCTAGTGGCCCCTGA